Proteins encoded by one window of Streptomyces uncialis:
- a CDS encoding ABC transporter permease: MNVFLAELTKIRTVRSTAWCLAAAVAVAGVVAALIGRSFRGWREDPGSAGQPDADPLFASFYGLTLAQLALVVFAILVMGSEYSTGTIRLSLAATPHRGAFFAGKLLAVTAVLAVVSLLAVLVAFAAGQWGLGPDSVGWGAPGVPRAIAGSWLYLVLVPLLALGLTALLRGPARAMGALLPLLLLGSQGAGNIPAIRGWAQYLPDQAGTFIMHLAGPPEDPVFARDYGPWTGTAILAAWTAAALGAGYLTLRRKDAV, translated from the coding sequence GTGAACGTCTTCCTGGCCGAACTGACGAAGATCCGTACGGTGCGCTCGACGGCGTGGTGCCTCGCCGCGGCCGTGGCCGTCGCCGGTGTCGTCGCCGCGCTGATCGGGCGCAGCTTCCGCGGCTGGCGCGAGGATCCCGGGAGCGCCGGGCAGCCGGACGCCGATCCGCTGTTCGCGAGCTTCTACGGGCTGACGCTGGCCCAGTTGGCGCTGGTGGTGTTCGCGATCCTGGTGATGGGGAGCGAGTACTCGACCGGCACCATCCGGCTGTCGCTGGCGGCGACCCCGCACCGGGGCGCGTTCTTCGCGGGCAAGCTGCTCGCGGTGACCGCGGTACTGGCCGTCGTGTCGCTGCTGGCGGTGCTGGTGGCGTTCGCGGCGGGCCAGTGGGGGCTCGGCCCGGACAGCGTCGGCTGGGGCGCTCCGGGCGTGCCGCGGGCGATCGCCGGGAGCTGGCTGTATCTGGTCCTGGTGCCGCTGCTGGCGCTCGGGCTGACGGCGCTGCTGCGCGGTCCGGCGCGGGCGATGGGGGCGCTGCTGCCGCTGCTGCTGCTCGGCTCGCAGGGCGCCGGGAACATCCCCGCGATCCGGGGGTGGGCGCAGTACCTGCCGGACCAGGCGGGCACGTTCATCATGCATCTGGCCGGGCCGCCGGAGGATCCGGTGTTCGCACGGGACTACGGCCCGTGGACGGGTACCGCGATCCTGGCGGCCTGGACCGCCGCGGCGCTCGGCGCGGGATACCTCACCCTGCGCCGCAAGGACGCCGTCTGA
- a CDS encoding C40 family peptidase, whose protein sequence is MGSHRRPVPGLDRSARVTALTAVAATAAAALVAGPAAAAPGDTPAATRAEVDRLHTQAEKATEAFNKADERADRLRARVADIQDRVAQGQERINTMRGALGALAGAQYRSGGVDPALELILSSDPDAYLDRAATLARIGSRQTGDLRRLNGAQRALDQERAEAGRTLGELERSRADVARHKRAVEGRLGEARRLLNSLTRAQRDAYERASRSRHQRTTLDAGSAGSTGAPSGRAATALAAARSAVGRPYVWGANGPTGFDCSGLMQWSYAQAGVGLPRTSQAQRFAGRRVPLSQARPGDLVAYRGDASHIGMYVGGGQVVHAPYPGAPVRYDPVGMMPVSSVTRV, encoded by the coding sequence GTGGGGTCCCATCGCCGCCCAGTACCCGGCCTCGACCGCAGTGCCCGAGTCACCGCCCTGACCGCCGTCGCGGCCACCGCGGCGGCGGCCCTCGTCGCGGGTCCCGCCGCCGCCGCGCCCGGCGACACCCCCGCCGCCACCCGGGCCGAGGTCGACCGGCTCCACACCCAGGCGGAGAAGGCCACCGAGGCGTTCAACAAGGCCGACGAACGCGCCGACCGGCTCCGCGCGCGGGTCGCGGACATCCAGGACCGGGTGGCCCAGGGCCAGGAGCGCATCAACACCATGCGGGGCGCGCTCGGCGCGCTCGCCGGGGCGCAGTACCGCTCCGGCGGCGTCGACCCCGCGCTGGAACTGATCCTGTCCTCCGACCCCGACGCCTATCTGGACCGGGCCGCGACACTCGCCCGGATCGGCTCCCGGCAGACCGGGGACCTGCGGCGGCTGAACGGCGCCCAGCGCGCCCTCGACCAGGAGCGCGCCGAGGCCGGCCGCACCCTCGGCGAACTGGAGCGCAGCCGCGCGGACGTGGCCCGCCACAAACGCGCCGTCGAGGGCAGGCTCGGTGAGGCGCGGCGGCTGCTCAACTCCCTGACCCGGGCGCAGCGCGACGCCTACGAGCGGGCGTCCCGTTCCCGCCATCAGCGCACCACGCTCGACGCGGGGTCCGCCGGGAGCACCGGCGCCCCCTCGGGCCGGGCCGCCACCGCGCTGGCCGCCGCCCGCTCGGCCGTCGGCCGCCCCTATGTGTGGGGCGCCAACGGCCCCACCGGCTTCGACTGCTCGGGGCTGATGCAGTGGTCGTACGCGCAGGCCGGGGTCGGGCTGCCGCGCACCTCGCAGGCCCAGCGGTTCGCCGGCCGCAGGGTGCCGCTGTCCCAGGCGCGCCCCGGTGACCTGGTGGCCTACCGGGGGGACGCCAGCCATATCGGGATGTACGTCGGGGGCGGCCAGGTCGTGCACGCCCCCTACCCGGGCGCCCCGGTGCGCTACGACCCGGTCGGGATGATGCCCGTGTCGTCGGTGACCCGCGTCTGA
- a CDS encoding NYN domain-containing protein, protein MTESGGGEPDDGTAEVLDRPLPEGVRRRVVQIVSDGFGGLTVSELPSALRQYARFTPSRRAKFAGNAMAAALESDPLFRQRIAEHLRENQGELAGALDSGSPPPAADPLDVAAAAYVLRPAGWVKLVAAAGEEAQRADAERADEEARAELDRLRVELAEARHHTRAETERLRADLDAARREAESLHRKLRAALSDVKRGEAALRKAHGEIDAVRTETHVQRSAADSEARRLKSRLGEAEAALEASRRAAREGRSVEDMRVRLLLDTLLESAQGLRRELALPPVSVRPAETVEAVEPGRMTPKDIAARALSEHDPAILDQLLALPQAHLLVDGYNVTKTGYPQMPLEKQRLRLLGQLSLLAAQTGAEITCVFDGAELAAPVLLAPPRGVRVLFSKPKVTADELIRQLVRAEPPGRPVIVASTDREVADGVAKAGARPVASVMLLKRLSRG, encoded by the coding sequence ATGACGGAGAGCGGAGGCGGGGAGCCGGACGACGGCACCGCCGAGGTGCTCGACCGCCCGCTGCCCGAAGGCGTGCGCCGCCGGGTCGTCCAGATCGTGTCGGACGGCTTCGGCGGGCTCACCGTGTCGGAGCTGCCGTCCGCCCTGCGGCAGTACGCGCGCTTCACCCCCAGCCGCCGCGCCAAGTTCGCGGGCAACGCGATGGCCGCCGCGCTGGAGAGCGACCCCCTGTTCCGCCAGCGCATCGCGGAACATCTGCGTGAGAACCAGGGGGAGCTGGCCGGGGCGCTCGACTCGGGTTCCCCGCCGCCCGCCGCCGACCCCCTCGACGTGGCCGCCGCCGCGTACGTCCTGCGGCCCGCCGGCTGGGTCAAGCTCGTCGCCGCGGCCGGTGAGGAGGCCCAGCGCGCCGACGCCGAACGCGCCGACGAGGAGGCCCGCGCCGAACTCGACCGGCTGCGGGTGGAGCTCGCCGAGGCCCGCCACCACACCCGCGCCGAGACCGAGCGGCTGCGCGCCGACCTGGACGCCGCCCGCCGCGAGGCCGAGTCCCTGCACCGCAAACTGCGCGCCGCCCTCAGCGATGTGAAGCGCGGCGAGGCCGCCCTGCGCAAGGCGCACGGCGAGATCGACGCCGTCCGCACCGAGACCCATGTCCAGCGCTCCGCCGCCGACAGCGAGGCCCGCAGGCTCAAGTCCCGCCTCGGGGAGGCCGAGGCCGCGCTGGAGGCCAGCCGCCGGGCCGCCCGTGAGGGCCGCAGCGTCGAGGACATGCGGGTCCGGCTGCTGCTCGACACCCTCCTGGAGTCCGCTCAGGGGCTGCGCCGGGAACTCGCCCTGCCGCCCGTGTCGGTGCGGCCCGCCGAGACCGTCGAAGCCGTCGAACCGGGCCGGATGACCCCCAAGGACATCGCCGCGCGCGCCCTGTCCGAGCACGACCCCGCGATCCTCGACCAGCTCCTCGCGCTGCCCCAGGCCCATCTCCTGGTCGACGGGTACAACGTCACCAAGACCGGCTATCCGCAGATGCCCCTGGAGAAACAGCGGCTGCGGCTGCTCGGCCAGCTCTCGCTGCTCGCCGCGCAGACCGGCGCCGAGATCACCTGTGTCTTCGACGGCGCCGAACTCGCCGCCCCCGTCCTGCTCGCGCCCCCGCGCGGGGTGCGGGTGCTGTTCTCCAAACCGAAGGTCACCGCCGACGAGCTGATCCGTCAGCTCGTGCGCGCCGAACCGCCCGGCCGGCCGGTCATCGTGGCGTCCACCGACCGTGAGGTGGCCGACGGGGTCGCCAAGGCGGGCGCGCGCCCGGTCGCCTCCGTGATGCTCCTCAAGCGGCTGTCCCGCGGCTGA
- a CDS encoding ABC transporter ATP-binding protein: MIEVRNLGKRYGGRTVVDDLSFTVRPGRVTGLLGPNGAGKSTTLRMILGLDRPTRGRALIDGRPYQELARPLCHAGALLDASALHGGRRAGDHLRWLARSNGIARRRVGEVLELVGLADVASRRTRGFSLGMTQRLGIAAALLGDPPVLMLDEPVNGLDPEGIRWLRNLLRDLAAEGRTVLVSSHLMTETARTADQLVVIGRGRLLADVPVAEFAATGMGGEGEAAALEDAFLRLTDASLEYRGEREGQR, encoded by the coding sequence ATGATCGAAGTACGGAACCTCGGCAAGAGATACGGCGGCCGGACCGTGGTGGACGACCTGTCGTTCACCGTCCGGCCGGGACGGGTGACCGGATTGCTCGGGCCCAACGGCGCGGGCAAGTCCACCACGCTGCGCATGATCCTGGGCCTGGACCGCCCCACCCGGGGCCGCGCCCTGATCGACGGCCGCCCCTACCAGGAGCTGGCACGGCCGCTGTGCCACGCCGGTGCGCTGCTGGACGCCTCGGCCCTGCACGGCGGACGACGGGCCGGGGACCATCTGCGGTGGCTGGCGCGGAGCAACGGGATAGCGCGGCGCCGGGTGGGCGAGGTGCTGGAGCTGGTGGGGCTGGCGGATGTCGCGTCCCGGCGCACCAGGGGGTTCTCGCTGGGGATGACCCAGCGGCTCGGGATCGCCGCCGCGCTGCTGGGCGATCCGCCGGTGCTGATGCTGGACGAGCCGGTCAACGGGCTCGACCCCGAGGGCATCCGCTGGCTGCGGAACCTGCTGCGGGACCTCGCGGCGGAGGGCCGTACGGTGCTGGTCTCCAGTCATCTGATGACCGAGACGGCACGCACCGCCGATCAGCTCGTGGTGATCGGGCGCGGGCGGCTGCTGGCGGATGTGCCGGTCGCCGAGTTCGCCGCCACCGGCATGGGCGGGGAGGGGGAGGCCGCCGCGCTGGAGGACGCCTTCCTGCGGCTCACGGACGCGTCCCTGGAGTACCGGGGCGAGCGGGAGGGGCAGCGGTGA
- a CDS encoding glycosyltransferase family 4 protein, whose translation MHKTLIVTNDFPPRPGGIQAFLHNMALRLDPDRIVVYASTWNRSREGVEATAAFDAEQPFTVVRDRTTMLLPTPRVTRRATALLREHGCASVWFGAAAPLGLMAPALRSAGATRLVATTHGHEAGWAQLPAARGLLRRIGGSTDTLTYLGEYTRSRIAGALAPADAARMVQLPPGVDEKTFHPGSGGDLVRARLGLADRPVVVCVSRLVPRKGQDTLIGSMPRILAAVPDAVLLIVGGGPYENDLRRLAETTGVADSVRFTGAVPWSELPAHYGAGDVFAMPCRTRRGGLDVEGLGIVYLEASATGLPVVAGDSGGAPDAVLDGETGWVVRGGRPDEAADRIVTLLGDPELRQRMGERGRAWVEERWRWDLLAERLKELL comes from the coding sequence ATGCACAAGACCCTGATCGTCACGAACGACTTCCCGCCCCGGCCCGGTGGAATCCAGGCGTTCCTGCACAACATGGCGCTCCGCCTCGACCCGGACCGGATCGTCGTCTACGCCTCCACCTGGAACCGCAGCCGCGAAGGCGTCGAGGCCACCGCCGCGTTCGACGCCGAGCAGCCCTTCACCGTCGTCCGCGACCGGACGACCATGCTGCTGCCGACCCCCCGGGTCACCCGGCGGGCCACCGCGCTGCTGCGCGAGCACGGCTGCGCCTCGGTGTGGTTCGGCGCCGCCGCCCCGCTCGGGCTGATGGCGCCCGCGCTGCGCTCGGCGGGCGCCACCCGGCTGGTGGCGACCACCCACGGCCATGAGGCGGGCTGGGCGCAGCTCCCGGCCGCCCGGGGGCTGCTGCGCCGGATCGGCGGGTCCACCGACACCCTCACCTATCTCGGTGAGTACACCCGGTCCCGGATCGCCGGAGCCCTCGCCCCGGCCGACGCCGCCCGGATGGTCCAGCTCCCGCCCGGGGTCGACGAGAAGACCTTCCACCCCGGCTCGGGCGGCGACCTGGTGCGCGCCCGCCTCGGGCTCGCCGACCGGCCCGTCGTGGTGTGCGTCTCACGGCTGGTGCCGCGCAAGGGCCAGGACACCCTGATCGGGTCGATGCCCCGGATCCTCGCCGCCGTCCCGGACGCGGTGCTGCTGATCGTGGGCGGCGGCCCGTACGAGAACGATCTGCGACGGCTCGCGGAGACGACGGGCGTCGCGGACTCGGTGCGGTTCACCGGCGCCGTGCCCTGGTCGGAGCTGCCCGCGCACTACGGCGCGGGGGACGTGTTCGCGATGCCGTGCCGCACCCGCCGGGGCGGACTCGACGTCGAGGGGCTCGGCATCGTGTACCTGGAGGCGTCGGCGACGGGACTGCCTGTGGTGGCCGGGGACTCCGGGGGCGCCCCCGACGCCGTCCTGGACGGGGAGACCGGCTGGGTGGTGCGCGGCGGCCGGCCCGACGAGGCGGCCGACCGGATCGTGACGCTGCTCGGTGACCCGGAACTGCGGCAGCGGATGGGGGAGCGGGGCCGGGCCTGGGTCGAGGAGAGATGGCGCTGGGACCTGCTGGCGGAACGGCTCAAGGAACTGCTGTGA
- a CDS encoding C40 family peptidase, producing MASHRRPKQPSRARVTVLTVTAAAAVALTSQSAQAAPSEKPTKDEVKSKVDKLYQDAEKATEKYNGAKEKQEKLDKEIDTLQDKVARGQDDVNELRSGLGSLASAQYRSGGIDPALQLFLSSDPETYLDKASTLEQLSGQQVESLRKIQEKQRSLGQQRQEASDKLKDLAETRTELGGKKKEVQGKLAEAQRLLNTLTAAEKAALAEEEQRATRNSERAALKATESTKTKSDSGKAKTGGQSAGGQGGSEAPVSGRASSAYAAAQSKVGVPYVYGASGPSSFDCSGLTSWSFAQVNQSIPRTSQAQANIGTRINSQSALQVGDLVFFYSDLHHVGFYAGNGQVLHAPRTGANVRYESINNMPYMFGVRV from the coding sequence GTGGCGTCCCACCGTCGACCGAAGCAGCCGAGCCGCGCCCGTGTGACCGTGCTCACCGTGACCGCCGCAGCGGCCGTCGCTCTCACCTCGCAGTCCGCGCAGGCCGCGCCGAGCGAGAAGCCCACCAAGGACGAGGTCAAGTCCAAGGTCGACAAGCTCTACCAGGACGCGGAGAAGGCCACCGAGAAGTACAACGGGGCCAAGGAGAAGCAGGAGAAGCTCGACAAGGAGATCGACACCCTCCAGGACAAGGTCGCCCGCGGCCAGGACGACGTCAACGAGCTCCGCTCGGGCCTCGGTTCGCTCGCCAGCGCCCAGTACCGCAGTGGTGGGATCGACCCCGCTCTCCAGCTCTTCCTCTCCTCCGACCCGGAGACCTATCTCGACAAGGCGTCCACGCTGGAGCAGCTCAGCGGCCAGCAGGTCGAGTCGCTGCGCAAGATCCAGGAGAAGCAGCGCTCCCTCGGCCAGCAGCGCCAGGAAGCCTCCGACAAGCTCAAGGACCTCGCCGAGACCCGTACCGAGCTCGGCGGCAAGAAGAAAGAGGTCCAGGGCAAGCTCGCCGAGGCGCAGCGGCTCCTCAACACCCTGACCGCCGCGGAGAAGGCGGCCCTCGCCGAGGAGGAGCAGCGCGCCACCCGCAACAGCGAGCGCGCCGCCCTGAAGGCCACCGAGAGCACCAAGACCAAGTCCGACTCCGGGAAGGCCAAGACCGGCGGGCAGAGCGCGGGCGGCCAGGGCGGTTCCGAGGCGCCCGTGTCGGGCCGTGCCTCCTCCGCCTACGCCGCGGCCCAGAGCAAGGTCGGCGTCCCGTACGTGTACGGGGCCAGCGGGCCCAGCTCCTTCGACTGCTCGGGCCTCACCTCCTGGTCCTTCGCGCAGGTCAACCAGTCCATCCCGCGCACCTCGCAGGCCCAGGCGAACATCGGCACCCGGATCAACTCCCAGAGTGCCCTCCAGGTCGGCGACCTGGTGTTCTTCTACTCCGACCTGCACCACGTCGGCTTCTACGCGGGCAACGGCCAGGTGCTGCACGCCCCGCGCACCGGCGCCAATGTGCGCTACGAGTCGATCAACAACATGCCGTACATGTTCGGCGTCCGGGTCTGA
- a CDS encoding glycosyltransferase 87 family protein, with protein MTDTPDVAPGSAPGTPATAPAPRPRTGAGPGTPPRAAPLPWYRAALMPTVWMLTRALLLLFVLKVFVLPGPDVTVDVSVIYQGWYDVLRTGTFPLDDVTWQYPPAAALPVLSPGLLPFLDYPAAFTVLVLAADAVVLLLLQYAGTRPGGSERGVWLWVCGVPLLGPTVYARYDLMVTAVAVAALVAGVRHPRAAGVLAAFGALLKVWPALVLAGTAPGRATRRAWTAAAVAGSLVLLVFAVTMPGAFGFLTAQRDRGTEVESVGALVLHLARWFGWPGEVRLHYGSLEFLGPYVPVVSTAAQALSVLALGWLMVWRVRARTWSPGTPADAAFVAVLLFTVTSRVISPQYVVWLIGLAAVCLTFRDSRMAVPGWLVATAAFVTVLEFPVYFAEVVAGEPLGVGLLFVRNGLLVAAALLAAGRLWRATVPGAGTPGVRRSRKAYGGRPAAVSPARASDTSASAP; from the coding sequence ATGACGGACACTCCGGACGTGGCTCCCGGGTCGGCTCCGGGGACACCGGCGACCGCACCGGCCCCGCGCCCGCGCACCGGGGCCGGACCGGGCACTCCCCCGCGCGCCGCCCCGCTCCCCTGGTACCGCGCGGCCCTCATGCCGACGGTGTGGATGCTGACCCGGGCGCTGCTCCTGCTGTTCGTCCTGAAGGTGTTCGTCCTGCCGGGCCCCGATGTGACCGTGGACGTCTCGGTGATCTACCAGGGCTGGTACGACGTGCTGCGCACCGGCACGTTCCCGCTGGACGACGTCACCTGGCAGTACCCGCCCGCCGCCGCGCTGCCGGTCCTGTCGCCGGGGCTGCTGCCGTTCCTGGACTACCCGGCCGCGTTCACGGTGCTCGTGCTGGCGGCCGACGCGGTGGTCCTGCTGCTGCTCCAGTACGCGGGCACCCGGCCCGGCGGCAGTGAGCGGGGTGTGTGGCTGTGGGTGTGCGGGGTGCCGCTGCTGGGGCCCACCGTGTACGCCCGCTACGACCTGATGGTGACGGCGGTCGCGGTGGCCGCGCTGGTCGCCGGGGTCCGTCATCCGCGCGCGGCGGGGGTCCTCGCGGCGTTCGGGGCGCTGCTGAAGGTGTGGCCCGCGCTGGTCCTCGCCGGTACCGCCCCGGGCCGGGCGACCCGTCGCGCGTGGACGGCGGCGGCGGTGGCCGGGTCGCTGGTCCTGCTGGTGTTCGCCGTGACGATGCCCGGCGCGTTCGGCTTCCTCACCGCCCAGCGGGACCGGGGCACCGAGGTCGAGTCTGTGGGCGCGCTGGTACTGCATCTGGCGCGCTGGTTCGGCTGGCCGGGCGAGGTGCGGCTGCACTACGGGTCGCTGGAGTTCCTCGGCCCGTACGTGCCGGTGGTGAGCACGGCCGCCCAGGCGCTGTCGGTGCTGGCGCTGGGCTGGCTGATGGTGTGGCGGGTGCGGGCCCGGACCTGGTCACCGGGGACCCCGGCGGACGCCGCCTTCGTGGCGGTCCTGCTGTTCACGGTCACCAGCCGGGTCATCAGCCCGCAGTACGTGGTGTGGCTGATCGGGCTCGCGGCGGTGTGTCTGACGTTCCGGGACAGCCGGATGGCCGTCCCCGGGTGGCTGGTGGCCACGGCGGCGTTCGTGACGGTGCTGGAGTTCCCGGTGTACTTCGCGGAGGTCGTGGCCGGCGAACCGCTGGGTGTGGGGCTGCTGTTCGTACGCAACGGACTGCTCGTCGCGGCGGCCCTGCTGGCCGCCGGGCGGCTGTGGCGGGCGACGGTGCCCGGCGCCGGGACACCGGGCGTACGGCGGTCGCGGAAGGCGTACGGCGGGCGGCCCGCCGCGGTCAGCCCAGCTCGCGCCTCAGATACGTCCGCCAGCGCGCCGTGA